Proteins from one Diorhabda carinulata isolate Delta chromosome 10, icDioCari1.1, whole genome shotgun sequence genomic window:
- the LOC130898974 gene encoding E3 ubiquitin-protein ligase CHIP: MSKHMYSTANLSDKDLKEQGNRLYNLRKYEEAINCYSKAIIKNPDVAHYFTNRALCYLKLLKWEQACMDCRRALDMDSNLVKGHFFLGQALFESDNYDEAIKHLQRANDLAKEQKMNFGDDIASQLRAARKKRFSVQEEKRIAQEIELQSYLNKLIERDREMRIQEVQNEEGDNETTKQTIQNINETCENYLNELNQLFAKIDDRRRKREVPDYLCGKISFEILQEPVITPSGITYDKKDLEEHLQRVGHFDPVTRVKLTQDQLIPNFAMKEVVDAFLTENEWALDY; encoded by the exons atGAGTAAACATATGTACTCGACAGCAAATCTTTCCGACAAAGATTTAAAAGAACAAGGAAACCGTTTgtataatttgagaaaatacgAAGAAGCCATAAATTGTTACAGCAAAGCCATAATCAAGAACCCAGACGTAGCCCATTACTTTACGAATCGAGCTCTTTGTtatctgaaattattaaaatgggAACAGGCGTGTATGGATTGCCGAAGGGCTTTAGACATGGATTCAAATTTGGTGAAAGGTCATTTCTTCCTTGGACAAGCTCTATTTGAAAGTGATAATTATGACGAAGCTATTAAACATCTACAAAGAGCGAATGACTTGGcgaaagaacaaaaaatgaatttcggAGATGACATTGCCTCACAATTAAGAGCTGCTAGGAAAAAACG ATTTTCCGTTCAGGAAGAAAAACGTATAGCGCAAGAAATAGAATTACAatcgtatttgaataaattgattgaaagaGATAGAGAAATGAGGATACAAGAGGTGCAGAACGAAGAAGGCGACAATGAAACCACCAAACAAACCATCCAGAACATTAATGAAACATGCGAGAATTACCTAAACGAATTGAACCAATTGTTTGCGAAAATAGACGATAGGAGAAGGAAAAGAGAAGTGCCTGATTATTTGTGCGGGAAAATTAGTTTCGAGATTCTACAAGAACCTGTAATAACACCGAGCGGTATCACCTACGATAAGAAGGATTTGGAGGAGCATCTACAGAGAGTGGGGCACTTCGATCCGGTTACTAGAGTTAAACTTACCCAGGATCAGTTGATTCCTAATTTCGCCATGAAGGAAGTTGTCGATGCGTTTTTGACCGAAAACGAATGGGCTTTggactattaa
- the LOC130898973 gene encoding lipid droplet-regulating VLDL assembly factor AUP1-like — protein MANVEIANLLARNRIPDSDVSFIFFIFYLPLGLVLIVLRCCLLLFLFLICQFLPDTPRIQKFVNKLACLGLGISVHVENLKVKEKVHVYISNSVSVFDQVAVCKATGAVSPSCRTTVERVLGFSTYCFGSIVNVDNFKNNLKQFMEERTPVYFAPEDKVTNGKALLKFKTYPFEFTNKVQPICITVDRPFLDISVTVMGSSYFSDLVYYLFSPVTNYRLTFLEPSDRKTMSDQEFAENVRRNMATALKVQTTNYTSNDVTEWEKRANFAPPRPQTRTRSLNTPELTRMGKQVKEVLPHVPLNAIYTDLYITRNVDSTITNILEGRVQFTPEQSSSSNNQPSTSGSSNCSSFSTAASSFPKSASERTKSFQERKEQLIATARRRYIEKHNLDIPI, from the exons ATGGCAAATGTTGAAATTGCAAATCTCTTAGCTAGAAATAG GATACCTGATAGTGAcgttagttttatatttttcatattttatctcCCTTTGGGGTTAGTTTTAATAGTATTACGATGTTGTTTACTACTTTTCTTATTTCTCATTTGTCAATTTTTGCCTGATACACCGAGGATTCAAAAGTTTGTCAATAAACTGGCCTGTTTAGGTTTAGGAATATCAGTTCATGTTGAAAATCTTAAAGTTAAAGAAAAGGTTCATGTATATATTAGTAATAGCGTATCAGTTTTTGACCAAGTAGCTGTTTGTAAAGCTACAGGTGCCGTATCG cCTAGTTGTAGAACGACCGTAGAAAGGGTGTTAGGGTTTAGTACTTACTGCTTCGGATCTATCGTAAACGTAGATAACTTTAAGAATAACCTAAAACAATTTATGGAAGAGAGGACCCCCGTTTATTTCGCCCCCGAAGACAAAGTAACCAACGGAAAAGCGCTTCTCAAATTCAAAACATACCCCTTCGAATTTACCAACAAA gttCAACCTATTTGTATTACAGTCGACCGTCCCTTTTTGGATATCTCGGTAACCGTAATGGGTTCATCTTATTTCAGTGATTTAGTTTATTATCTGTTTTCCCCCGTAACTAATTACAGACTCACGTTTCTTGAACCATCGGATAGGAAAACTATGAGCGATCAAGAATTCGCGGAAAACGTACGTCGAAATATGGCAACGGCGCTGAAG GTACAAACGACTAATTATACTTCGAACGATGTAACTGAATGGGAAAAACGTGCTAATTTTGCCCCCCCGAGACCCCAAACTCGTACCAGATCATTAAATACCCCGGAACTTACCAGAATGGGGAAACAAGTCAAAGAAGTCCTACCGCACGTACCGCTAAACGCAATTTACACTGATTTGT atataacGAGGAATGTAGATAGTACGATCACAAATATTCTCGAGGGTCGAGTTCAGTTTACCCCTGAACAATCCTCTTCGTCTAATAACCAACCTTCGACTTCCGGTTCTTCGAATTGCTCTTCGTTTAGCACGGCGGCTTCTTCTTTTCCGAAATCCGCTTCGGAACGTACCAAATCGTTCCAGGAACGCAAAGAACAATTGATAGCCACCGCCAGGAGGCGGTACATCGAAAAACATAACCTCGATATACCAATTTAG